The following are from one region of the Streptomyces rubrogriseus genome:
- the mycP gene encoding type VII secretion-associated serine protease mycosin — translation MRASSRRNMRPASVLSAGLGLLLVGVAATPAHAESVRDLQWHLDAMHAEEMWKVSTGRGITVAVIDTGVDDSLPDLKGQVLKGKDYSDQPGDERTDHEGHGTGMAALIAGTGKHGSKSGAYGLAPGVEILPIRMPEKIEGLDFTSGHNAARDFSKAIRFAADSDAKVINISMGQAESGTKGGVNTPELDAAVKYAVDKGKLIFAAAGNEGDGANRPRFPASTPGVVAVGSISEKVKRSSFSEWGPEIDVTAPGEDVVHACIGGTGVCRTSGTSDATAIASASAALIWSKHPTWTNNQVLRVLINTMKGNEEEWTHNQSFGYGIVRPRVALQNPGDPGPADEYPLPDLAAAAASKPPSPEAPPSGDAAGNPAGDTSQAAASASEDDSSTSLWIALGVAAAVILGAAITFAGLRTRRRRVEQPAATVPPATPAYAPPQQYPPHGTPGSGQQG, via the coding sequence ATGCGTGCCAGCAGTAGACGAAACATGCGCCCTGCCTCAGTGCTCTCGGCCGGCCTCGGCCTGTTGCTGGTTGGCGTCGCCGCCACTCCGGCGCATGCCGAGTCGGTTCGCGACCTCCAATGGCATCTTGACGCGATGCACGCCGAAGAGATGTGGAAGGTGAGCACCGGCCGCGGCATCACCGTCGCTGTCATCGACACGGGGGTCGACGATTCGCTGCCCGATCTCAAGGGACAAGTCCTGAAGGGCAAGGACTACTCGGACCAGCCGGGCGACGAGCGAACCGACCACGAGGGCCACGGCACCGGCATGGCCGCGCTCATCGCAGGCACTGGGAAACACGGGAGCAAGAGCGGGGCTTACGGCCTCGCTCCGGGTGTGGAGATCCTTCCCATCCGAATGCCCGAGAAGATCGAGGGGTTGGACTTCACCTCGGGTCACAACGCCGCACGGGACTTCAGCAAGGCCATCCGATTCGCGGCGGACTCGGATGCGAAGGTCATCAACATCTCGATGGGACAGGCAGAGTCCGGCACGAAGGGCGGCGTCAACACTCCTGAGCTGGACGCCGCCGTGAAGTACGCCGTCGACAAGGGGAAACTGATCTTCGCGGCCGCCGGCAACGAGGGCGACGGAGCCAACCGCCCCCGCTTTCCCGCCTCCACACCAGGCGTCGTGGCCGTCGGATCGATCAGCGAGAAGGTCAAGCGCAGCTCGTTCTCGGAGTGGGGACCAGAGATCGACGTCACCGCGCCCGGGGAGGACGTGGTCCACGCGTGCATCGGCGGCACCGGAGTGTGCAGGACCAGCGGCACGAGTGATGCCACAGCCATCGCCTCGGCATCCGCCGCCCTCATCTGGTCGAAGCACCCGACCTGGACCAACAACCAGGTGCTCCGTGTCCTGATCAACACGATGAAGGGCAACGAGGAGGAATGGACTCACAACCAGTCCTTCGGCTACGGCATCGTCCGCCCAAGGGTCGCGCTGCAGAACCCCGGCGACCCCGGCCCTGCCGACGAGTACCCGCTGCCGGACCTGGCCGCGGCAGCGGCTTCCAAGCCTCCGTCGCCAGAGGCACCCCCGTCCGGTGACGCTGCTGGGAATCCCGCCGGGGACACGTCCCAGGCGGCCGCGTCCGCTTCGGAGGACGACAGCAGCACGTCACTCTGGATCGCCTTGGGCGTCGCTGCGGCCGTGATCCTCGGTGCCGCGATCACCTTCGCCGGGCTCCGCACCCGACGCCGCCGCGTCGAGCAGCCGGCGGCGACCGTTCCTCCGGCGACGCCCGCGTACGCCCCTCCGCAGCAGTACCCGCCCCATGGGACGCCGGGCTCGGGCCAGCAGGGCTGA
- the eccCa gene encoding type VII secretion protein EccCa: MSQIVIKRPPRTLPPDVSSDELLLEAPPELPRGQQEGVLMQVLPTLGMGSSVVFYFASPNAHPFMRIMGVVMLMSTAAMVIAQIVRHRRGTQGQMADVRRDYLRYLAQTRRRIRRTALRQRDAQLYLHPAPDQLWAVVAEGSRVWERRIGDADFGQVRLGLGPQQLSTPLVAPDTAPVDELEPLCAGAMQRFLAVHGQLDALPVALSLRAFYHVTVSGDPEQARSTARALVAQATTLHSPDDLVVAVVTAPGAVSRWDWTKWLPHCQVAGQLDGAGSRRLFGDDLGELEPLLAAHLDGRPRFSRDGRPLLDQPHVLVVLDGGMVPPTSAFAAAEGLQGVTVVEVVAGDLDQPRGDLSVVVRPDRLWLDSGGGVAYEGAPDVMPLPGAEALARQLAPLRMGGGDDDEPLLANLDFTELLGLGDAASVDVRRTWRPRSTPERLRVPIGVGEDGRPVMLDLKEAAQDGMGPHGLCVGATGSGKSELLRTLVLGLAVTHSSETLNFVLADFKGGATFAGMSQMPHVAAVITNLADDLTLVDRMGDAIRGELQRRQELLRSAGNYANLHDYEKARAAGAPLEPLASLVLVIDEFSELLTAKPDFIDMFIQIGRIGRSLGVHLLLASQRLEEGRLRGLDTYLSYRVGLRTFSAAESRAALGVPDAYHLPSVPGSGYLKFGTEEMVRFKAAYVSGPYRGGAPDTSASRVPVERRPSLFTAVPVPVTYAAPDPERDERVAAGRQEDDALADTVLDVIVQRLEGQGVAAHQVWLPPLDEAPTVDQVLPALAVTPERGVHAREYTRLGGLTVPLGLIDKPFEQKREVLYQDFSAASGHMLVVGGPQSGKSTLLRTLIASFALTHTPYEVQFYCLDFGGGGLASMNDLPHVGGVASRLDPERVRRTVAEVAGIINRREQFFRTHGIDSVATYRRRRAAGELPGEQWGDVFLVVDGWGNFRNDYEGLEGVVHDIAGRGLGYGVHVVLSASRYMEVRAALKDQIIGRLELRLGDAMDSEFDRKVALNVPTGVPGRGQVPQKLHFMTALPRLDSTPDVESLSEATAQLVQAVKGNWAGPPAPTVRLLPRKLPADQLPKGFEFPQHGIAIGIDEANLEPVFIDLDTDPFLLVFGDSESGKTNLLRLIAKQIAERYTPAEARIVVGDYRRTMLEAVSEEHLLEYAPMASAMQVHMDAINQFMEMRAPKPDITPQQLRDRSWWSGPQLFVVVDDYELVAAGSGNPLAQLVEHLPFARDVGVKFIVARSSAGASRAMYESFLQRLKELGAQGVILSGDPSEGDILGNVRGRPMPPGRGVFVSRKRGTPLIQVGLLPQRH, translated from the coding sequence AGATCGTCATCAAGCGCCCGCCTCGTACGCTGCCGCCCGACGTCTCCTCGGACGAGTTGCTTCTGGAAGCCCCTCCCGAACTGCCGCGCGGGCAGCAGGAGGGCGTACTGATGCAGGTGCTGCCGACGCTCGGCATGGGCTCGTCGGTGGTGTTCTACTTCGCATCGCCCAATGCTCATCCGTTCATGCGGATCATGGGCGTGGTGATGCTGATGTCGACGGCCGCGATGGTGATCGCGCAGATCGTCCGCCATCGCCGAGGTACGCAGGGGCAGATGGCCGATGTGCGCCGTGACTACCTCCGCTATCTCGCCCAGACACGGCGCCGGATCCGCCGGACGGCCCTGCGCCAGCGTGACGCGCAGTTGTATCTGCACCCCGCCCCCGACCAGTTGTGGGCCGTGGTCGCCGAGGGCAGCCGGGTATGGGAGAGACGGATCGGTGACGCCGACTTCGGTCAGGTCCGCCTCGGTCTCGGGCCGCAGCAGCTGTCGACCCCGCTCGTCGCGCCGGACACCGCACCGGTGGACGAGCTGGAACCGCTGTGCGCGGGAGCCATGCAGCGCTTCCTCGCCGTGCACGGCCAGTTGGACGCCCTGCCGGTGGCGCTGTCGCTGCGCGCCTTCTACCACGTGACGGTATCCGGTGATCCGGAGCAGGCCCGGTCCACGGCCCGTGCGCTGGTGGCCCAGGCGACGACCCTGCACTCCCCCGACGACCTGGTCGTCGCCGTCGTCACCGCGCCCGGAGCGGTGAGCCGCTGGGACTGGACGAAGTGGCTGCCGCACTGCCAAGTGGCCGGACAGCTGGACGGTGCCGGCAGCCGGCGCCTGTTCGGGGACGACCTGGGCGAGCTGGAACCGCTGCTCGCCGCGCACCTCGACGGACGACCGCGCTTCAGCCGTGACGGTCGGCCGCTCCTCGACCAGCCTCACGTCCTCGTGGTGCTGGACGGCGGCATGGTGCCGCCGACCTCGGCCTTCGCCGCCGCGGAGGGCTTGCAGGGGGTTACCGTCGTCGAGGTGGTCGCCGGTGACCTCGACCAGCCGAGGGGGGACCTCTCCGTCGTTGTCCGCCCGGATCGGCTCTGGCTGGACTCGGGGGGCGGTGTCGCCTACGAGGGCGCGCCCGACGTGATGCCCCTGCCCGGCGCCGAGGCGCTGGCCCGGCAGCTCGCGCCGCTGCGCATGGGCGGCGGTGACGACGACGAACCCTTGCTGGCCAACCTGGACTTCACCGAGCTGCTCGGGCTGGGCGACGCCGCCTCGGTGGACGTACGGCGCACCTGGCGCCCCCGGTCCACACCGGAGCGGCTGCGGGTGCCGATCGGTGTCGGCGAGGACGGCAGGCCCGTGATGCTGGACCTGAAGGAGGCCGCCCAGGACGGTATGGGTCCGCACGGTCTGTGCGTGGGCGCGACCGGCTCCGGCAAGTCGGAGCTGTTGCGCACCCTCGTGCTCGGTCTGGCCGTCACCCACTCCTCCGAGACACTCAACTTCGTGCTGGCGGACTTCAAGGGCGGCGCGACCTTCGCGGGCATGTCGCAGATGCCGCACGTCGCCGCGGTCATCACCAACCTCGCCGACGACCTCACCCTGGTCGACCGCATGGGTGATGCGATCCGCGGAGAGCTGCAGCGCCGCCAGGAGTTGCTGCGCTCGGCCGGCAACTACGCCAATCTGCACGACTACGAGAAGGCCCGGGCCGCGGGCGCCCCGCTGGAGCCGCTGGCTTCCCTCGTCCTCGTGATCGACGAGTTCAGTGAACTCCTCACCGCCAAGCCCGACTTCATCGACATGTTCATCCAGATCGGCCGGATCGGCCGGTCCCTGGGTGTGCACCTGCTGCTCGCCTCGCAGCGCCTGGAGGAAGGGCGGCTGCGCGGTCTCGACACATACCTGTCGTACCGAGTCGGTCTGCGCACCTTCTCGGCAGCCGAGTCACGGGCGGCGCTGGGCGTGCCGGACGCCTACCACCTTCCGTCCGTGCCCGGTTCGGGCTACCTGAAGTTCGGCACGGAGGAGATGGTCCGGTTCAAGGCCGCCTACGTGTCCGGCCCCTACCGCGGGGGCGCGCCGGACACCTCCGCGAGCCGCGTGCCGGTCGAGCGCAGGCCCTCCCTGTTCACCGCCGTGCCCGTGCCGGTGACCTACGCGGCGCCCGACCCGGAGAGGGACGAGCGTGTCGCCGCCGGGCGGCAGGAGGACGACGCCCTGGCCGACACCGTGCTGGACGTCATCGTGCAGCGTCTGGAAGGCCAGGGTGTGGCGGCGCACCAGGTGTGGCTACCGCCTCTGGACGAGGCTCCCACCGTGGACCAGGTGCTTCCCGCGCTGGCAGTCACGCCGGAACGCGGCGTGCACGCACGGGAGTACACCCGCCTGGGCGGGCTGACGGTGCCACTCGGCCTGATCGACAAGCCTTTCGAGCAGAAGCGTGAGGTCCTGTACCAGGACTTCTCGGCGGCCTCGGGACACATGTTGGTGGTGGGCGGTCCCCAGTCGGGCAAGTCGACGCTGCTGCGCACGCTGATCGCGTCGTTCGCACTCACCCACACGCCGTACGAAGTGCAGTTCTACTGCCTGGACTTCGGCGGCGGAGGACTCGCGTCGATGAATGACCTGCCTCATGTGGGCGGTGTGGCCTCCCGGCTCGACCCCGAGCGGGTGCGTCGGACAGTTGCGGAGGTGGCCGGCATCATCAACCGCCGCGAGCAGTTCTTCCGGACGCACGGCATCGACTCCGTCGCCACCTACCGTCGGCGCCGCGCGGCCGGAGAGCTGCCCGGCGAGCAGTGGGGCGACGTCTTCCTGGTCGTCGACGGGTGGGGCAACTTCCGCAACGACTACGAGGGACTGGAGGGGGTCGTCCACGACATCGCCGGCCGCGGGCTGGGCTACGGCGTCCACGTGGTGCTCTCCGCATCCCGCTACATGGAAGTGCGCGCGGCTCTCAAGGACCAGATCATCGGCCGCCTGGAACTGCGGCTGGGCGACGCCATGGACTCCGAGTTCGACCGCAAGGTCGCGCTGAACGTGCCGACGGGGGTGCCCGGCCGGGGGCAGGTGCCTCAGAAGCTGCACTTTATGACCGCGCTGCCGCGGCTCGACTCGACACCGGACGTCGAGAGCCTCTCGGAGGCCACGGCGCAGCTGGTGCAGGCGGTCAAGGGCAACTGGGCCGGGCCGCCGGCGCCCACGGTGCGGCTGCTGCCGCGCAAGCTGCCCGCCGACCAGCTTCCCAAGGGCTTCGAATTCCCCCAGCACGGCATCGCCATCGGTATCGACGAGGCGAACCTGGAGCCGGTCTTCATCGATCTGGACACCGATCCGTTCCTCCTGGTCTTCGGCGACAGCGAGTCCGGCAAGACGAACCTGCTCCGGCTGATCGCCAAGCAGATCGCGGAGCGCTACACCCCCGCCGAGGCCCGGATCGTCGTCGGTGACTACCGGCGCACCATGCTGGAGGCGGTGTCGGAGGAGCACCTGCTGGAGTACGCCCCCATGGCGTCGGCGATGCAGGTCCACATGGATGCCATCAACCAGTTCATGGAGATGCGCGCTCCCAAGCCGGACATCACCCCGCAGCAGTTGCGCGACCGCAGCTGGTGGAGCGGCCCGCAGCTGTTCGTCGTCGTCGACGACTACGAACTGGTCGCGGCCGGCTCCGGCAACCCGCTGGCGCAGCTGGTGGAGCACCTGCCGTTCGCCCGCGACGTGGGCGTGAAGTTCATCGTCGCGCGCAGCTCGGCAGGCGCGTCCCGGGCGATGTACGAGTCGTTCCTGCAGCGTTTGAAGGAGCTGGGCGCACAGGGCGTGATCCTGTCGGGCGACCCCAGCGAGGGTGACATCCTCGGCAACGTCCGTGGGCGCCCCATGCCGCCAGGGCGTGGCGTGTTCGTTTCGCGCAAGCGCGGTACGCCGCTGATTCAAGTGGGTCTGCTTCCACAACGGCATTAG
- a CDS encoding WXG100 family type VII secretion target → MGEQPGPRQPKLARTDFESMTHEQLAALLDSASPESASHLATKLTKAASTITKIGDDLMTHTKGLEWQGEAGDTFRDWGGQAASSTLRLGQYAEVASRWMATVAQAVVEAKAALPDTSETTEAKADLAAAKKTLVATQEPGARNDPDARKLAQTAQADATAAQHRMEAARGEAIQQLRKLAQTYEYSAQQVNSVEPPTFSPPSTHFGDTDWKPGEHISVPSHGASGAGGGSGTPAVVQGGQDSGSRVGAQPHPYSSASEGASPGLSSASAESRRPVAMDIDGLTALPDRPGPAPQPGPNTPLPRSDAPPGQLVVGPPVLQNNGGGTNNPASGRMPVVPRSPLPPSQGPGSGGVRVPPLRDSGIVGGKPVTPTTGRPSGGIPRGTVIGGQGPQGRAPMVRGLTPGLPGGTGGSGQGGTIGSRRLASQTGGMTGAVAGQNGRLPLGRPMTPGGTGLPRPASSSQSPRAAVQGRPTGGVPRTGGTGSRQQDQRGTDRPDYLSEDEETWQRGRRSLPPVVE, encoded by the coding sequence ATGGGTGAGCAGCCCGGACCGCGGCAGCCGAAACTTGCCCGCACCGACTTCGAGTCCATGACCCACGAGCAGCTCGCGGCCCTCCTTGACTCGGCCAGCCCGGAGAGTGCCTCGCACCTGGCGACCAAGCTCACCAAGGCCGCCTCGACGATCACCAAGATCGGCGACGACCTGATGACGCACACCAAGGGCCTCGAGTGGCAGGGTGAGGCCGGCGACACCTTCCGCGACTGGGGCGGCCAGGCAGCGAGTTCCACGCTCCGGCTCGGCCAGTACGCCGAGGTGGCCTCGCGTTGGATGGCCACGGTGGCCCAGGCGGTGGTCGAGGCGAAGGCGGCGCTGCCGGACACCTCTGAGACGACCGAGGCCAAGGCCGACCTGGCGGCGGCGAAGAAGACGCTGGTGGCGACACAGGAACCAGGCGCCCGCAACGACCCCGACGCCCGAAAGCTCGCCCAGACCGCCCAGGCCGACGCGACGGCGGCGCAGCACCGCATGGAGGCGGCCCGGGGGGAGGCCATCCAGCAGCTGCGGAAGCTGGCGCAGACGTACGAGTACTCCGCGCAGCAGGTGAACAGTGTGGAGCCGCCTACGTTCTCGCCGCCGAGCACTCACTTCGGCGATACGGACTGGAAGCCCGGCGAGCACATTTCCGTCCCGTCGCACGGCGCTTCCGGTGCCGGAGGCGGCTCAGGCACGCCTGCGGTGGTCCAAGGCGGCCAGGACAGTGGCTCGCGTGTCGGGGCTCAGCCGCACCCGTACAGCAGTGCCTCCGAAGGCGCCTCGCCCGGGCTCAGCAGCGCGTCCGCCGAAAGCCGTCGTCCCGTCGCCATGGACATTGACGGGCTGACGGCCTTGCCGGACCGGCCCGGACCGGCTCCGCAACCTGGGCCGAACACGCCTCTTCCCCGGTCCGATGCACCGCCCGGGCAGCTCGTCGTCGGTCCGCCGGTCCTGCAGAACAACGGTGGTGGCACGAACAACCCGGCGAGTGGCCGGATGCCGGTGGTGCCCCGTTCACCGCTTCCCCCTTCACAAGGGCCGGGCTCAGGAGGTGTCCGAGTCCCACCGCTGCGCGACAGCGGAATTGTGGGAGGGAAGCCCGTTACGCCGACGACCGGCCGTCCTTCCGGGGGTATCCCCCGCGGAACGGTCATCGGTGGGCAGGGCCCTCAAGGCCGTGCCCCCATGGTCCGCGGCCTCACTCCCGGCCTTCCCGGTGGTACTGGCGGCAGCGGACAGGGAGGCACGATCGGCAGCCGGCGCCTTGCCTCCCAGACAGGTGGGATGACCGGTGCCGTGGCGGGCCAGAACGGTCGTCTTCCCCTGGGTCGCCCCATGACGCCGGGAGGAACGGGGCTGCCGCGGCCGGCAAGCTCTTCTCAGTCGCCTCGTGCGGCGGTGCAGGGCCGGCCGACGGGGGGCGTTCCTCGTACCGGCGGCACGGGCTCGCGACAGCAGGATCAGCGTGGAACCGACCGACCCGACTACCTCTCCGAAGACGAAGAGACCTGGCAGCGCGGACGCCGCTCGTTGCCGCCAGTCGTGGAGTGA
- a CDS encoding SseB family protein translates to MTVAALDPPAADAPPRSRILDLVTATATAPSPARLVPVFTSLEQFELFTGGEAWFSTTGADLLDLLPPGLDVWLDPAAEHAVRLVSAATAVEPVLHISYRPRGGAA, encoded by the coding sequence TTGACGGTTGCCGCGCTGGATCCCCCGGCCGCCGACGCACCGCCGCGCTCCCGCATCCTCGACCTGGTCACCGCCACCGCCACCGCCCCTTCCCCGGCCCGGCTGGTCCCCGTGTTCACGTCGCTGGAACAGTTCGAGCTGTTCACGGGCGGAGAAGCGTGGTTCTCGACAACCGGCGCCGACCTTCTCGATCTGCTGCCACCGGGACTCGACGTATGGCTGGACCCGGCCGCCGAGCACGCCGTACGGCTTGTCTCGGCCGCCACCGCCGTGGAGCCGGTGCTGCACATCTCGTACCGTCCCCGGGGCGGTGCGGCGTGA
- a CDS encoding DUF6571 family protein yields MVKFNDLLDVRLGSLKNAVDDWTDTVTKLKKLDEQATKGLLKKADKADWKGENAGITLPFVKKTAKEFGDAATEAESIRNILRDAHSEFKAAKEKLEAVVKAAPDQGIRIDADGTVSYLIHPDRRSKDYDGPEPKEADFDRVRADIKAAVQKANDADEVASRALQTLVGKDKHNFSGTDYDSLKQAGKAQDAEDAKAAAKIVAKGDDATAKDIENLNKYLENNKGDRYFAERFAAEVGAKGALDYWADMGDPSDGSRLTLDHRDSIKKLQENWGLTLASATHSDSPEMTKWKSDMIAHGDDIVRTRGTSAYGFQIMSNLMRNGNYETQFLKEYGQEVFATERRLTHNGAVKPNHAWNSLNTGMTPTLNWDGKGIGQDPMTGFMEALGRNPKASAEFLNSQFDLTPDDANDDKKVDAFKYFTEDREWPEDNTKDGLTNKYGYESLGHALESATLGHAYDDPSPTLARTDEGAKVMAKVVETYGDPALLKEQEALSGSIGRMTAGYIDDVNWALNENRSDSMFAPKENAHGHAEFGMDDTRKFLSSLGQHPDAYSEVAIAERVYTTAAMENQVGSDGGINEPRVREALRTGAEVQGMLDQSRADQVEAEGLQADKEYNEALEKRAAWIELGVGVGVATGAAFLPPVAAAGVAGTLIPLGMEHGQALVEQVLGDVIGDWAESKQQDSGDDIQEQRREIFKAGEFNAGYPMTQFLDRHGINPDESNFAQDLETDLTAGYGKGTDRENQQGVRPQTGD; encoded by the coding sequence ATGGTCAAATTCAACGACCTGCTCGATGTTCGCCTGGGCAGCCTGAAGAACGCGGTCGACGACTGGACGGATACGGTCACCAAGCTCAAGAAGCTGGACGAGCAGGCGACCAAGGGCCTACTGAAGAAGGCCGACAAGGCCGACTGGAAGGGTGAGAACGCCGGCATCACCCTGCCTTTCGTGAAGAAGACCGCCAAGGAGTTCGGAGACGCCGCCACGGAGGCGGAGAGTATTCGGAACATCCTTCGCGACGCCCACTCGGAGTTCAAGGCTGCCAAGGAGAAGCTCGAAGCGGTCGTCAAGGCCGCACCGGACCAGGGCATCCGCATCGACGCGGACGGAACCGTCAGTTACCTGATCCACCCGGACCGCCGATCGAAGGACTACGACGGCCCAGAGCCGAAGGAAGCGGACTTCGACAGGGTCCGTGCCGACATCAAGGCAGCCGTCCAGAAGGCCAACGACGCGGACGAGGTGGCCTCACGCGCACTCCAAACGCTGGTGGGCAAGGACAAGCACAACTTCTCGGGCACCGACTACGACTCCCTCAAGCAGGCCGGAAAGGCCCAGGATGCCGAGGACGCCAAGGCCGCAGCGAAGATCGTCGCGAAGGGTGACGACGCCACGGCGAAGGACATCGAGAACCTCAACAAGTACCTCGAGAACAACAAGGGCGATCGGTATTTCGCCGAGCGCTTCGCAGCAGAGGTCGGCGCGAAGGGCGCCCTAGACTACTGGGCCGACATGGGCGATCCCAGCGATGGTTCTCGGCTGACTCTGGACCACCGGGACTCGATCAAGAAACTTCAGGAGAACTGGGGCCTCACTCTCGCCAGCGCAACGCATTCCGACAGCCCTGAGATGACCAAGTGGAAGTCAGACATGATCGCGCACGGCGATGACATCGTGCGTACACGTGGGACTTCTGCTTACGGTTTCCAGATCATGAGCAATCTGATGCGCAACGGCAATTACGAGACACAGTTCCTGAAGGAGTACGGGCAAGAGGTATTCGCCACAGAACGACGCCTGACTCACAATGGAGCTGTCAAGCCCAACCATGCATGGAACTCGCTGAACACGGGCATGACCCCCACACTCAACTGGGACGGCAAGGGTATCGGACAAGATCCCATGACCGGTTTCATGGAGGCCCTCGGCCGTAACCCGAAGGCCTCCGCGGAGTTCCTGAACAGCCAGTTCGATCTCACACCCGATGACGCGAACGACGATAAAAAAGTCGATGCGTTCAAGTATTTCACCGAGGATCGTGAATGGCCTGAGGACAACACGAAGGACGGACTCACCAACAAGTACGGGTACGAAAGCCTTGGGCATGCACTGGAGTCCGCCACACTCGGTCATGCATACGACGATCCCAGCCCCACCCTTGCGCGTACGGACGAGGGCGCCAAGGTCATGGCCAAGGTCGTGGAAACCTACGGCGATCCCGCACTGCTCAAGGAGCAGGAGGCGCTGTCGGGCAGTATCGGCCGTATGACCGCAGGCTACATCGACGACGTCAACTGGGCCTTGAACGAGAACAGGTCGGACAGCATGTTCGCCCCCAAGGAAAATGCCCACGGGCACGCGGAGTTCGGCATGGACGATACCCGCAAGTTCCTCAGCTCCCTCGGACAGCATCCGGACGCCTACTCAGAAGTGGCCATCGCTGAACGCGTCTACACGACAGCCGCCATGGAGAATCAGGTCGGCTCCGACGGAGGCATCAACGAGCCTCGTGTTCGTGAGGCTCTGCGCACCGGTGCAGAGGTACAGGGCATGCTCGATCAGTCCCGGGCCGACCAGGTGGAGGCCGAAGGGCTGCAGGCGGACAAGGAATACAACGAGGCGCTCGAGAAGCGCGCCGCGTGGATCGAACTCGGAGTTGGCGTGGGCGTTGCCACCGGCGCCGCGTTCCTCCCCCCGGTGGCCGCAGCGGGTGTCGCCGGCACCCTCATTCCTCTGGGTATGGAGCACGGCCAGGCGCTCGTGGAACAGGTCCTCGGAGATGTCATCGGCGACTGGGCCGAGTCCAAGCAGCAGGACAGCGGCGACGACATTCAGGAGCAACGCCGTGAAATCTTCAAGGCAGGAGAGTTCAATGCCGGCTACCCCATGACTCAGTTCTTGGACCGCCACGGCATCAACCCCGATGAAAGTAATTTCGCGCAGGATCTGGAGACCGATCTGACTGCTGGTTACGGAAAGGGAACCGATCGCGAGAACCAGCAGGGCGTTCGCCCCCAGACGGGGGACTGA